Part of the Athalia rosae chromosome 2, iyAthRosa1.1, whole genome shotgun sequence genome, tcaacttAACCATATGATAAAAaggatgaataataaatgatctatccattttcaaatttttcgaacaattatTTTGGTCgtaatcagaaataaaaaatcaaaagacaggaattaaaattaaaatagagaCCCGAAACTTGgggttgatttttcattcattcatttcgaaCCATTTGGCATCTTGGACCATAGCAATTTAAAACTACCCTAAATAAGAAGCACGCGTAGCGTCTGTCAAAAATGTCGGATTAGCGTTGAAGTGGTCTTTGTCGCGAGCATTGCTCAACGGTAGACAAGCGGTACAGGAATCAGTCATttaatcgatcaatcaatcaataaagCTTactcaatcaatcaattacaTCTATCCACTTGTGAAAatataggttttttttatttttcctatggttcattcgaataaatgaagatATTATATTGACAAAATAGCGCGTCTATCGTTGACAATCATTTCCGCAGAcaagaaataggaaaaaaaatgaaaattatttgtacgaaaaaaaaggaatgttATCTACATATTATTCGATCGAGATTAGATCGACTCAAGAGTAAGTAGggtataataacaacgatatcATCATTAATGATAATTCTAGAATAATAGTGGGGATATTTATTTTGGTAAACTGTAATATACAGAAGCACCGTAGGTATACCGTGAAGAAATGTTTATGGGTCTTATCGATCTTCTTCGTTGATTTGTAAAAAGATAGTCAATCTGATGATCTGTAAAAGTAACAAAGTCGTAacgtttcttaattttttttttcttcgagtgtCGGCTTATCTATTATGGGTTTTATACAATAGATACACGTGGCTTCTCCGTCTGAtagttgattaaattttccatATGATGCGTGAACTGGTGTATGCACAGAATACACATTTATGCACGACACATGTAAACACGTATACATTTCACGCTACCCCTTTAGTCCTCGATGATTATAGTTTATAAAAAGAACATGTCTTGAGTTTCTGtacttttgcattttttattcgccgctttttttccccgtatgTAATACGAAGGAACCACAATAAGCCGGTTCGTGGTAACGTCCGAGCATCTTGAGAAATTTATACAAATCGGAGTCTGTGGATTTAACTTTTTCCTTCTACTTTATAACTGTCAATTGACGGAGTCTTCCTGTAAGAGATTGAGAATCTTGATAATCGTAAGTTTGTACGAAACTCGATAATATATCgtcgagaaatttgaaaatttctgcacCGAACGAGCTCAGATACGTTCGATTCGTCGATATTTTGTTTCCTCGTTTCCTCCATCTTCTTGCGATTAAGAACTGCGAACGCGAAACAGTTCATTCATTTCTGTCGGGTTGTTCAcaattcttcttccatttACGGAGAAAAGATtccagagaaaaaatatattttttttttaatatcgttgCCTAGGCTTTCTTTCCTCGGTTTTTGGTTGACGGTTGCATCTCATTTTCATGTGGAAAGTGAATCTCTTCAGAGGAACGTTTCGACGATATCTCGTAAACTGGTGTAAGTTCCGGCAACGAGCCCTAGGATACCAAAAATTACGACGAATGAATTCTTGGCGACCATTATTATCTTCCGACTTCCATGAGTCACTTTCCAGAAAGCGCAAGTGTGAATTATCGCCGGAAAACCGAGTCCTAATCCGGATAACGAGAGAGCGCCGATCAGGGAGATGAAGAGTTCGAGCTGAGGAATCGCCACGGCGCACAGAactgtgaaatgaaaagaaaagaagctaTATGATCTACTTGTTTTACCGATGAtcgaattcaaaatgaaaGATCAGATTTTGGTAAAATAGAATTTGCAAGGATTGTCATGAGACGATGTACATGCACATATAATATTATGGATCGTATATGAAAATGATTTCAGAGTTCTAGGATTAAAAATGGCGGATAGGAAAAAATCACGAACAAACTTACAGGTGAAAATAACGAGAGAGGTCCTCAGGACGTACTCCCACAGCAGCCTATGAGaacttttttctaatttgggTCCCAGGTAATCATTCCAAGATATTTCAATGGCTACGTAACACATGAGAGCGTGGGTGACGTATATGGAAAACGCTAATAAAACTTGTACACTTTTTGCTAAAATCTCATCCGGCAGATTGAGAGTTATGCTTCCGAGGAGGGCATTGCCGTATCTGATGTAGCCCGTGAATCCAACGGCCAAATAAAGAATAATTACGGTTCCCATTCCGATATTAAGAACTCCGAACGATCTTCCGAACGACTTGGGAGTTCTCATTTCGTTCTGCAACGGCATTATCTGCAAAGGAaagatgaaaggaaaatttcgaGACTGATATCTAAGATCAATTTCAACGAGACAGAGTGAAAAAAGGGATCCTCACCACGCCGATAGCTTCCAGGGCAAAGAGAACCGTTCCaaaaaacaagggaaaatTCGATAACATTCCAACGGGTTCGCGTTCTGAAAAATCCAATGGTTCTCGAAATATGTAGTAAAGTATTATTCCAAAACTGACGAAAGACACGATGTTGGCAATCGTCGAAAATGGAACCAAAAACTTCAGATTTCTGACccaatttataaaaattaatggcACCAGAAGAATCAACATGTACAATCTAAGGTCGATGATGGGTACGTGGGGCTCCAaggcctgaaaaaaaattaaattcgaaattaagtttttatttcggcagaaaaattttgatcaaaaatattctcaccGTCTTAATATTGGTCGCGATAAATACAACGTAAACGGAACATCCCCCAAGTTGGTAAATCATCAAAAAGACATTGATTATGTGGCTGTTTTCGATGAGAAccaaaacagaaagaaaaatatacatgaaCAACAATATTAAAATACGTGcacggaaacaaaaattcgctTCATTTGCGTTTTTATTAACTAAACAAAATGTGGGACAGAAAAAtagattggtaaaaaaaaacgactgaATAACGATTGAATTGAGAGAAAATACTCACGGGGCAGCTTTGGAGAAACGTTTGAAGAAATTTGGTCCTTCCCTGAGCGCGTTTTCCGCAACAGCCGGATAGGTGAGCGACGCAATTTTTTTACGTCGACACATTTCGTATTCAGATTTGAGAAGTAAATGTATACAGTAAGTGCACAGTAAGCCAATTAATAGAGTCCCTATCAACCCCACAGCCCAACCAGCGTTATCGAAAGCTTTTGGCATCGCGAGAATTCCCGTGCCGAGGCTGCCTTTCAGCAGATGAAGAAGCGTATCCGCGGTGCtatgggataaaaaaaaaattgtcatccGATGAACAAAATCGTGAAAAgtcaagggtgaaaaaaaatgataaaggaacctttattttttactaacGTTGTTGGATGTTCAACTTCTCTGTGTAGATATGGATCGTATACGTGCTCGGTTTGGTCATTGCTGATGTTGGCGggcttattttttgtttcttcaagtTCAAAACCACCGGTACGGTTATTGCTGTTACCGTTTTCATTACGACCGTAACTATACGTCAAGAGGAAAATTGATAAGAAGGCagtcgatgatttttattttaccgacatattttttttttcattcatttttcgctAATAACGATCGACCGATTCATCGTTAACGGCGTGCACCCTCAAGTTCATCATAAGTAACAACCAATTGATTACCTGACTGTAAAAACTTACTGTGTAACTTTTTCATTAATGCGGTCCTGCAGTCCAGACGAATTTTTTGTATGGTGGACTGCCTCCTgtgttcgaaaataaatatatgaatgaataaataaattaattaatggaTGAATAGATAAGTGTGAACGCCAATAAATAGAATAATGGTATTCACACTTGAATAAATtcgtattttgaaattttctaatttcgcACCCCAGTGGATTTTCGTGTTACACctgattttttgattaaacATTTCTTCAAAATGAAAGACTcgtaatgaaaattcaccCCTCAAATTTACATCTTACTTCGTGACCAATTCAATTCCAATTTATAACGGATCTGAACTAATTAGTGTAACTAGAGTTGACGTCCGGAATTCGGGCAATTCTAGTAAATTATAtcaccaataaaaaaaaaaaatgataacaataaatcCGACGGTAAATAATCTCAAAAATATCAGTCAACGTTCTCAACAATTATCTAATTTATAAGCATGATTAACAATCgataataaaatgtaaataGGTCGTAGTCAACGGTTGGCTGAGTTGGCATAAAATGCCCTTTA contains:
- the LOC105692558 gene encoding proton-coupled amino acid transporter-like protein CG1139 isoform X2 translates to MIIITSKMEAVHHTKNSSGLQDRINEKVTHYGRNENGNSNNRTGGFELEETKNKPANISNDQTEHVYDPYLHREVEHPTTTADTLLHLLKGSLGTGILAMPKAFDNAGWAVGLIGTLLIGLLCTYCIHLLLKSEYEMCRRKKIASLTYPAVAENALREGPNFFKRFSKAAPHIINVFLMIYQLGGCSVYVVFIATNIKTALEPHVPIIDLRLYMLILLVPLIFINWVRNLKFLVPFSTIANIVSFVSFGIILYYIFREPLDFSEREPVGMLSNFPLFFGTVLFALEAIGVIMPLQNEMRTPKSFGRSFGVLNIGMGTVIILYLAVGFTGYIRYGNALLGSITLNLPDEILAKSVQVLLAFSIYVTHALMCYVAIEISWNDYLGPKLEKSSHRLLWEYVLRTSLVIFTFLCAVAIPQLELFISLIGALSLSGLGLGFPAIIHTCAFWKVTHGSRKIIMVAKNSFVVIFGILGLVAGTYTSLRDIVETFL
- the LOC105692558 gene encoding proton-coupled amino acid transporter-like protein CG1139 isoform X1; its protein translation is MASHDNLGFISSTEAVHHTKNSSGLQDRINEKVTHYGRNENGNSNNRTGGFELEETKNKPANISNDQTEHVYDPYLHREVEHPTTTADTLLHLLKGSLGTGILAMPKAFDNAGWAVGLIGTLLIGLLCTYCIHLLLKSEYEMCRRKKIASLTYPAVAENALREGPNFFKRFSKAAPHIINVFLMIYQLGGCSVYVVFIATNIKTALEPHVPIIDLRLYMLILLVPLIFINWVRNLKFLVPFSTIANIVSFVSFGIILYYIFREPLDFSEREPVGMLSNFPLFFGTVLFALEAIGVIMPLQNEMRTPKSFGRSFGVLNIGMGTVIILYLAVGFTGYIRYGNALLGSITLNLPDEILAKSVQVLLAFSIYVTHALMCYVAIEISWNDYLGPKLEKSSHRLLWEYVLRTSLVIFTFLCAVAIPQLELFISLIGALSLSGLGLGFPAIIHTCAFWKVTHGSRKIIMVAKNSFVVIFGILGLVAGTYTSLRDIVETFL